Proteins from a single region of Calypte anna isolate BGI_N300 chromosome 26, bCalAnn1_v1.p, whole genome shotgun sequence:
- the GPR37L1 gene encoding G-protein coupled receptor 37-like 1, giving the protein MPSPPSLLLLLFLLLLPGPGAVGMRGRAGQPGASSNHLGQGADGGGTVPWISRDIPAVQEMKERQRRGAEEDSKSVQQYVPGVRMEFPRPLNSVSLHPTKALLPSSTDPSQQQQGVPTDGEGVAPRANLTTVSDKRLQIQNPLYPVTENSYSAYAVMLLSLIVFAVGIIGNLSVMCIVWHNYYMKSAWNSILASLAFWDFLILFFCLPVVIFNEITKMRLLGDLSCRIVPFMEVSSLGVTTFSLCALGIDRFHAATSPQSSARPIEQCQSIIAKLAVIWVGSMTLSVPEILLWQLAQDTSPVSGTVTEYCIMKPSSNLPESIYSLVLTYQNARMWWYFGCYFCLPILFTVTCQLVTRRISGTEKKPESRGTKQSQAESHLNCTIIGLSIIYGLCTTPENVCNIVVAYMSPEMSKQTLDLLHLINQFFLFFKCSVTPVLLLCLCRPLGQAFMDCCCCCCEGCSPDTASSEGSADSKLKTEMSSSIFFNKPRESPPPLMALGTPC; this is encoded by the exons ATGCCCTCTCCACcgtctcttctcctcctcctcttcctcctgctgctgccggGGCCGGGGGCTGTGGGGATGcgaggcagagctgggcagcccGGGGCAAGCAGCAATCACCTTGGCCAGGGTGCAGACGGAGGTGGGACCGTGCCTTGGATTTCCCGGGATATTCCAGCGGTGCAGGAGATGAAGGAGAGGCAGCGGCGGGGGGCAGAGGAGGACTCCAAGTCGGTGCAGCAGTACGTGCCGGGGGTGAGGATGGAATTCCCTCGGCCCCTCAACTCCGTCAGTCTGCACCCAACCAAAGCCCTGCTGCCCTCCAGCACGGATCCATCCCAGCAGCAACAAGGGGTCCCCACGGATGGTGAGGGGGTAGCACCCCGAGCCAATCTCACTACTGTGTCTGACAAACGCTTGCAGATCCAGAACCCCCTGTACCCGGTGACAGAGAATTCCTATAGCGCCTATGCTGTGATGCTCCTGTCCCTCATTGTCTTCGCCGTGGGAATCATTGGAAACCTCTCTGTGATGTGCATCGTGTGGCACAACTACTACATGAAGAGTGCCTGGAACTCTATCCTGGCCAGCCTGGCTTTCTGGGACTTCCTTATCCTCTTTTTCTGCCTGCCTGTGGTAATCTTCAACGAGATCACCAAGATGAGGCTGCTAGGGGACCTGTCCTGTCGCATTGTGCCCTTCATGGAG gTGTCCTCGCTGGGAGTCACCACCTTCAGCCTCTGTGCCCTGGGCATTGACAGGTTCCACGCAGCCACCAGTCCCCAGAGCAGTGCCCGTCCCATAGAGCAGTGCCAGTCCATCATTGCCAAGCTGGCTGTCATCTGGGTGGGCTCCATGACCCTCTCGGTGCCGgagatcctgctctggcagctgGCGCAGGACACGTCCCCCGTATCTGGCACGGTGACAGAGTATTGCATCATGAAGCCCTCGTCCAACCTGCCTGAGTCCATCTACTCCCTGGTGCTCACCTACCAAAACGCTCGGATGTGGTGGTATTTTGGTTGCTACTTCTGCTTGCCCATCCTCTTCACTGTCACCTGCCAGCTGGTGACCCGCAGGATCAGCGGTACCGAGAAGAAGCCCGAGAGCCGAGGGACcaagcagagccaggctgagagtcACTTAAACTGCACCATCATTGGGCTGAGCATCATCTACGGGCTTTGCACCACCCCCGAGAACGTCTGCAACATTGTGGTGGCCTACATGTCCCCGGAGATGTCCAAGCAGAccttggacctgctccatcTCATCAACCAGTTCTTCCTGTTCTTCAAGTGCTCGGTcacccctgtgctgctcctctgcctctgcagacCCCTGGGCCAGGCATTCAtggactgctgctgctgctgctgtgagggCTGCAGCCCTGACACTGCCTCCAGTGAGGGCAGTGCTGACAGCAAGCTCAAAACAGAGATGTCCTCCTCCATCTTCTTCAACAAGCCCCGGGAGTCCCCCCCGCCCCTAATGGCCCTGGGCACCCCTTGCTAA